One Streptococcus sp. S1 DNA window includes the following coding sequences:
- a CDS encoding PrsW family glutamic-type intramembrane protease, translating to MTKIQRASIYLFLLLAGIGLEFELGHLSQQEFSQSAGRDLVLNLSVLAAIIIPLYLFSKRLGKQLSVPTYVLWIAMFGGAFVAGWLSFSGNSLIDIMNSHVIKDATVFNKWTDALTAPFSEEFFKALVAFWVVLMVGKKDLKAILIAGLGSGFGFQIIEDLGYVARQTKTSQLAAVTEAINRISGGLASHALYTAVVSVGIFLLLSQVTQQKEKLFGLWCVLSTVANHFLWNSPFYETDHRINLLVGLLFAVQVGTFIEVVLYTKKHPELPFLKQ from the coding sequence ATGACTAAAATTCAAAGAGCCTCGATCTATCTTTTTCTACTGTTGGCAGGAATTGGCTTGGAGTTTGAACTCGGTCATCTTTCTCAACAAGAATTTAGCCAGTCTGCAGGCAGAGATTTGGTCTTAAACTTGTCTGTCTTAGCTGCAATTATTATCCCGCTCTATCTCTTTTCAAAACGATTGGGCAAGCAGTTGTCTGTCCCAACTTATGTCTTATGGATTGCCATGTTTGGAGGAGCCTTCGTAGCAGGCTGGTTGAGCTTTTCAGGCAATAGCTTGATTGATATTATGAATAGCCATGTGATCAAGGATGCCACTGTCTTTAACAAGTGGACCGATGCCTTGACGGCCCCATTTTCAGAGGAATTCTTTAAGGCTCTGGTTGCCTTTTGGGTTGTCTTGATGGTTGGCAAGAAAGATCTAAAAGCGATTCTAATTGCAGGCTTGGGCTCTGGCTTTGGTTTTCAAATCATTGAGGATTTAGGGTATGTTGCTCGCCAAACCAAAACCAGCCAATTAGCCGCGGTTACTGAGGCCATTAACCGGATCTCTGGTGGATTAGCTTCACATGCCCTCTATACTGCTGTTGTATCCGTTGGTATCTTCCTCTTGTTGTCTCAAGTAACCCAGCAAAAGGAAAAACTCTTTGGGCTTTGGTGTGTTCTCTCGACAGTAGCCAATCACTTCTTATGGAACTCTCCGTTTTATGAAACAGACCATCGGATTAATCTTCTCGTCGGACTACTCTTTGCCGTCCAAGTAGGGACCTTTATCGAAGTGGTGCTCTATACTAAGAAACATCCCGAGCTGCCATTTTTAAAACAATAA
- the dinB gene encoding DNA polymerase IV: MLIFPLVNDTSRKIIHIDMDAFFAAVEERDNPSLKGKPVVIGQDPRQSGGRGVVSTCNYEARKYGIHSAMSSKEALDLCPQAIFISGNYEKYREVGEQVREIFKRYTDLIEPMSIDEAYLDVTENKIQSKSAVKIARLIQHAIWEELHLTASAGVSYNKFLAKMASDYQKPRGLTVVLPEDAEDFLSQMDIAKFHGVGKKTVERLHEMGVYTGADLLAIPEMTLIDRFGRFGYDLFRKARGIHNSPVKNHRIRKSIGKERTYRKLLYAEDDILEEIANLSSKVAQSLEKHGKQGKTLVLKVRYGDFTTLTKRMTLTEPTREAERINRSARHIFQEIESINTGIRLLGVTMTNFIDHTELPLVEEKEND, translated from the coding sequence ATGCTGATATTTCCATTGGTGAATGATACGAGTCGCAAGATTATTCATATTGATATGGATGCATTTTTTGCTGCGGTCGAAGAAAGAGATAACCCTAGTTTAAAGGGGAAGCCTGTCGTAATTGGCCAGGACCCTCGTCAATCAGGAGGGAGAGGTGTGGTCTCGACCTGTAACTATGAAGCACGGAAATATGGGATTCATTCGGCCATGAGTTCCAAGGAAGCGCTGGACCTTTGTCCCCAAGCGATTTTTATCTCTGGAAATTATGAAAAATACCGAGAAGTGGGCGAGCAGGTTCGTGAGATTTTCAAGCGCTATACAGATCTGATCGAGCCTATGAGTATTGACGAAGCCTATCTAGATGTGACGGAAAATAAAATCCAGAGCAAATCAGCTGTCAAGATTGCCCGCTTGATTCAGCATGCGATCTGGGAAGAGCTGCATCTCACAGCTTCAGCGGGTGTCTCTTATAATAAGTTTTTGGCCAAGATGGCAAGTGACTACCAAAAGCCCCGTGGCCTAACTGTGGTCTTGCCGGAGGATGCCGAGGATTTCCTGAGCCAGATGGACATTGCCAAATTTCACGGGGTAGGAAAGAAGACAGTGGAGCGGCTGCATGAGATGGGGGTCTATACTGGCGCGGATCTTTTAGCCATCCCGGAGATGACTTTGATTGATCGATTTGGACGCTTTGGCTATGATCTCTTTCGTAAGGCGCGAGGCATTCACAATAGCCCTGTCAAGAACCATCGCATCCGCAAGTCGATCGGAAAAGAGCGGACCTACCGCAAGCTACTCTATGCTGAAGATGATATTTTAGAAGAAATTGCCAATCTGTCCAGTAAGGTGGCCCAATCGCTGGAAAAACACGGCAAGCAAGGGAAAACCTTGGTCTTAAAAGTGCGCTATGGAGACTTCACCACCCTGACCAAGCGGATGACATTGACGGAGCCAACACGAGAGGCTGAGCGGATCAATCGTTCCGCCCGACATATTTTTCAAGAAATCGAATCGATAAATACAGGAATCCGTCTCTTGGGTGTCACCATGACCAATTTCATCGATCATACTGAGCTGCCTTTGGTGGAAGAAAAAGAAAACGACTAG
- the pflB gene encoding formate C-acetyltransferase gives MVVKTVVEAQDIFDKAWEGFKGEDWKEKASVSRFVQANYTPYDGDESFLAGPTERSLHIKKIVEETKAHYEETRFPYDNRPTSIADIAAGYIDKENELIFGIQNDELFKLNFMPRGGIRMAETTLKENGYEPDPAVHEIFTKYVTTVNDGIFRAYTTNIRRARHAHTVTGLPDAYSRGRIIGVYARLALYGADYLMAEKANDWNSITEIDEESIRLREEVNLQYQALQEVVKLGDLYGVDVRRPAFNTKEAIQWTNIAFMAVCRVINGAATSLGRVPIVLDIYAERDLARGTFTESEIQEFVDDFVMKLRTVKFARTKAYDELYSGDPTFITTSMAGMGNDGRHRVTKMDYRFLNTLDNIGNSPEPNLTVLWTDKLPYNFRRYCMHMSHKHSSIQYEGVTTMAKDGYGEMSCISCCVSPLDPENEEQRHNIQYFGARVNVLKALLTGLNGGYDDVHKDYKVFDIDPIRDEVLEFESVKANFEKSLDWLTDTYVDALNIIHYMTDKYNYEAVQMAFLPTHQRANMGFGICGFANTVDTLSAIKYATVKPIRDEDGYIYDYETIGEYPRWGEDDPRSNELAEWLIEAYTTRLRSHKLYKNAEATVSLLTITSNVAYSKQTGNSPVHKGVYLNEDGSVNLSKLEFFSPGANPSNKAKGGWLQNLNSLASLDFGYAADGISLTTQVSPRALGKTRDEQVDNLVTILDGYFENGGQHCNLNVMDLNDVYEKIMSGEDVIVRISGYCVNTKYLTPEQKTELTQRVFHEVLSMDDALN, from the coding sequence ATGGTTGTTAAAACAGTCGTTGAAGCACAAGATATTTTTGACAAAGCCTGGGAAGGCTTCAAAGGTGAAGATTGGAAAGAAAAAGCAAGCGTTTCTCGCTTCGTTCAAGCTAACTACACACCTTATGATGGCGATGAAAGCTTCCTAGCTGGTCCAACTGAACGTTCTCTTCACATCAAGAAGATTGTTGAAGAAACAAAAGCTCATTACGAAGAAACTCGTTTCCCATACGATAACCGTCCAACATCTATCGCTGATATCGCAGCTGGATATATCGACAAAGAAAACGAATTGATCTTCGGTATCCAAAATGATGAATTGTTCAAATTGAACTTCATGCCTCGTGGTGGTATCCGTATGGCGGAAACTACTTTGAAAGAAAATGGATACGAACCAGATCCAGCAGTTCATGAAATCTTCACAAAATACGTTACAACTGTAAACGATGGTATCTTCCGTGCTTATACTACAAACATCCGTCGTGCACGTCACGCTCACACTGTAACTGGTCTTCCAGATGCATACTCTCGTGGACGTATCATCGGGGTTTATGCACGTTTGGCTCTTTACGGTGCTGACTACTTGATGGCTGAAAAAGCAAACGACTGGAACTCTATTACTGAAATCGATGAAGAATCAATCCGTCTTCGTGAAGAAGTAAACCTTCAATACCAAGCACTTCAAGAAGTTGTTAAATTGGGTGACCTTTATGGTGTAGACGTACGTCGTCCTGCCTTCAATACAAAAGAAGCAATCCAATGGACAAACATCGCCTTCATGGCTGTCTGCCGTGTGATCAACGGTGCTGCTACTTCTCTTGGACGTGTGCCAATCGTTTTGGATATCTACGCTGAACGTGACTTGGCTCGTGGTACATTTACTGAATCAGAAATCCAAGAATTCGTTGACGATTTCGTTATGAAATTGCGTACTGTTAAATTTGCTCGTACAAAAGCTTACGACGAATTGTACTCAGGTGACCCAACCTTCATCACAACATCAATGGCTGGTATGGGTAACGACGGTCGTCACCGTGTTACTAAGATGGACTACCGTTTCTTGAACACTTTGGACAACATCGGTAACTCTCCAGAACCAAACTTGACAGTTCTTTGGACTGACAAATTGCCATACAACTTCCGTCGCTACTGTATGCACATGAGCCATAAACACTCTTCTATCCAATACGAAGGTGTAACAACAATGGCGAAAGACGGATACGGTGAAATGAGCTGTATCTCATGTTGTGTATCTCCACTTGACCCAGAAAACGAAGAACAACGCCACAACATCCAATACTTCGGTGCTCGTGTTAACGTTCTTAAAGCTCTTCTTACTGGTTTGAACGGTGGTTACGACGATGTTCATAAAGACTATAAAGTATTTGACATCGATCCAATCCGTGACGAAGTTCTTGAATTCGAATCTGTTAAAGCAAACTTCGAAAAATCTCTTGACTGGTTGACAGACACTTACGTAGATGCTTTGAACATCATCCACTACATGACTGATAAGTACAACTACGAAGCTGTTCAAATGGCCTTCTTGCCAACTCACCAACGCGCTAACATGGGATTCGGTATCTGTGGATTCGCTAACACTGTTGATACTTTGTCAGCAATCAAATACGCTACTGTTAAACCAATCCGTGACGAAGATGGCTACATCTACGATTACGAAACAATCGGTGAATACCCACGTTGGGGTGAAGATGACCCACGTTCTAACGAATTGGCAGAATGGTTGATCGAAGCTTACACTACTCGTCTTCGCAGCCACAAACTTTACAAGAACGCTGAAGCAACTGTTTCACTTCTTACCATCACTTCTAACGTTGCTTACTCTAAACAAACTGGTAACTCACCAGTCCACAAAGGGGTATACCTCAACGAAGATGGTTCTGTGAACTTGTCTAAATTGGAATTCTTCTCACCAGGTGCTAACCCATCTAACAAAGCTAAAGGTGGATGGTTGCAAAACTTGAACTCACTTGCTAGCCTTGACTTTGGTTACGCAGCTGATGGTATCTCACTCACTACTCAAGTATCACCACGTGCTCTTGGTAAAACTCGTGACGAACAAGTTGATAACTTGGTAACTATCCTTGATGGATACTTCGAAAACGGTGGACAACACTGTAACTTGAACGTTATGGACTTGAACGATGTTTACGAAAAGATCATGAGCGGTGAAGACGTTATCGTTCGTATCTCTGGATACTGTGTAAACACTAAATACCTCACTCCAGAACAAAAAACTGAATTGACACAACGTGTCTTCCACGAAGTTCTTTCAATGGATGATGCCTTGAACTAA
- the recD2 gene encoding SF1B family DNA helicase RecD2: MEYYFSGTIERIIFENPSSFFRILLLDISDTDAEDFDDFEIIVTGTMADIMEGEDYTFWGELVHHPKYGEQLKINRYERAKPSSKGLVKYFSSDHFKGIGLKTAQKIVDLYGDNTIDKILEAPEKLEDITGLSKKNRLAFVEKLRQNYGAERILAQLANYGIPNKLAFQIQDFYKEETLQIVEQQPYRLVEDIQGMGFKIADQLAEELGIASDAPERFRAGLIHSLFSYSIETGNTYIEAKDLLRYTIDLLESARPVELDPSTVAQELGRLIEEDKVQNVDTKIFDNSLFFAEEGIRSHIGRLLEKGKQASFDPEKINQEIEAVEKDLGIRYDAIQKEAIHQAIQNKVFILTGGPGTGKTTVINGMISVYAQLHQLDLRKKQDLPILLAAPTGRAARRMNELTGLPSATIHRHLGMTGDDDTSHLDDYLDADFIIVDEFSMVDTWLANQLLSNIATDTKLLIVGDADQLPSVSPGQVLADLLQIPSIPQTKLEHIFRQSEDSTIVSLAGDIRQGKLPQDFTERKADRSYFEAGSEHIPKMIEQITSAALRSHIPARDIQVLAPMYKGQAGIDNINTLMQDLLNPAVKDQVVFDTPDCQYRDGDKVIHLVNDAESNVFNGDIGYITDLLPGKYTESKQDELTIQFDGNEIVYPRNEWYKIRLAYAMSIHKSQGSEFPVVILPITNQSHRMLQRNLIYTAITRSKSKLILLGEYSAFNYATKNTGTARKTYLVERFKDLDGGEATNVSSSAVATASATVESARSKEETVKRKDEPDEPTVYRLTEDNLHTISPMIGLTEEEIAAFFDIKKYD; the protein is encoded by the coding sequence ATGGAATATTATTTTTCTGGTACTATTGAGCGTATTATTTTTGAAAATCCTAGCAGTTTTTTTCGAATCCTCTTACTCGACATCAGCGATACAGATGCCGAAGACTTTGATGATTTTGAGATCATTGTAACGGGCACTATGGCAGATATTATGGAAGGCGAAGACTATACTTTCTGGGGGGAGCTGGTCCATCATCCTAAATACGGAGAACAGCTCAAAATCAATCGCTATGAACGTGCTAAACCCTCTAGCAAGGGCTTGGTGAAATATTTTTCCAGCGATCACTTCAAAGGAATTGGGCTCAAAACGGCTCAAAAAATCGTGGACCTCTATGGAGACAATACCATTGACAAAATTCTGGAGGCCCCTGAAAAATTAGAAGATATCACTGGTCTCTCCAAGAAAAACCGCCTGGCTTTTGTAGAAAAACTCCGTCAGAATTACGGAGCAGAGCGCATTCTCGCCCAACTAGCCAACTATGGCATTCCCAATAAATTGGCCTTTCAGATCCAAGATTTTTATAAAGAAGAAACCCTCCAGATCGTGGAGCAACAGCCCTACCGATTGGTGGAAGATATCCAAGGCATGGGCTTTAAAATCGCGGACCAACTAGCCGAAGAATTGGGGATTGCAAGTGACGCCCCTGAGCGTTTCCGCGCGGGTCTGATCCACAGCCTTTTTAGCTACTCTATCGAGACTGGAAATACCTACATCGAAGCCAAAGACCTCCTGCGCTATACCATTGACCTTTTAGAATCCGCTCGGCCAGTAGAATTGGACCCTTCCACTGTCGCCCAAGAATTAGGACGCCTCATCGAGGAAGACAAGGTCCAAAACGTGGACACCAAGATCTTTGACAATAGCCTCTTCTTTGCGGAGGAAGGGATTCGCAGTCATATCGGTCGCCTCCTAGAAAAAGGAAAGCAAGCTTCATTTGACCCTGAGAAAATCAACCAGGAGATTGAGGCGGTTGAAAAAGATTTGGGGATTCGCTACGATGCGATTCAAAAAGAGGCGATTCACCAAGCTATCCAAAACAAGGTCTTTATCCTCACAGGGGGTCCTGGGACAGGAAAGACTACCGTTATCAATGGGATGATCAGTGTCTATGCCCAACTCCACCAGCTGGATCTTCGGAAGAAACAAGACCTGCCGATCCTCTTGGCTGCCCCAACGGGACGGGCAGCTAGACGCATGAATGAGCTGACAGGACTTCCGAGTGCCACCATCCACCGCCATTTGGGGATGACAGGAGATGATGACACCAGCCACTTGGATGACTATTTAGACGCAGACTTTATCATTGTGGATGAATTTTCCATGGTTGATACCTGGCTGGCTAATCAATTACTCAGTAATATCGCAACGGATACGAAACTCTTGATTGTGGGAGATGCCGACCAATTACCATCTGTCAGCCCTGGTCAGGTCTTGGCTGATCTCTTGCAGATCCCAAGCATCCCTCAGACCAAACTCGAACATATTTTCCGTCAGAGTGAGGACTCGACCATTGTCTCACTAGCAGGAGACATTCGCCAAGGCAAGCTTCCTCAAGATTTCACAGAACGAAAAGCCGACCGCTCTTATTTCGAAGCTGGAAGCGAACACATCCCTAAGATGATCGAACAAATCACTTCTGCTGCCCTTCGCAGTCATATCCCTGCACGAGATATCCAAGTCTTGGCACCCATGTACAAGGGCCAGGCCGGCATTGACAATATCAATACGCTCATGCAAGACCTTCTCAATCCAGCTGTCAAAGATCAGGTGGTTTTTGACACGCCAGACTGCCAATACCGCGATGGAGACAAGGTCATCCATCTGGTCAATGATGCAGAAAGCAATGTCTTTAACGGAGATATCGGCTACATCACCGATCTTCTCCCAGGAAAATATACAGAATCCAAGCAAGATGAATTGACCATCCAATTTGATGGTAATGAAATCGTCTATCCGCGCAATGAATGGTACAAGATTCGCTTAGCTTATGCGATGAGTATTCACAAATCGCAAGGAAGTGAGTTTCCGGTAGTGATTTTGCCCATTACCAATCAAAGCCACCGGATGTTGCAGCGTAATTTGATCTATACCGCCATCACGCGCTCTAAGAGCAAGCTGATTCTCTTAGGAGAATACAGCGCCTTTAATTACGCTACTAAAAATACCGGTACTGCGCGCAAGACCTACTTGGTGGAGCGCTTCAAGGACCTGGACGGAGGCGAAGCCACCAATGTCTCATCTTCAGCCGTTGCCACCGCTTCTGCTACAGTCGAATCCGCACGAAGCAAGGAAGAAACTGTTAAAAGGAAGGATGAGCCTGATGAACCGACTGTCTATCGACTGACAGAAGACAATCTCCACACCATTTCTCCTATGATCGGACTGACTGAAGAAGAGATTGCAGCCTTTTTTGACATCAAAAAATACGACTAG
- a CDS encoding threonine/serine exporter family protein — translation MEESKQINQVIDVLMLAGTLLIESGSEIHRVEDTMIRIAHSQGIVDCNVLAMPVAIFFSIENANVTRMKRILRTNYNIEKVCDVNQISRQLVSGEIDLEQAYKALSELKMKRAPYTNLQLTIAATLSAPFFSIMFGGNFYDAIGAGIATVFAFAFSLVVEKYVRIPFVTAFAAAFVFGFLAHIWTRYSGFPSNTDLIIAGCVMPFVPGIAMTNAVRDLMNYHLNSGMSKLFETLLITLALGAGTTVALVLMK, via the coding sequence ATGGAAGAGTCAAAACAGATCAACCAAGTGATCGACGTCCTGATGTTAGCTGGAACCCTCCTGATCGAGAGCGGTTCTGAGATTCACCGGGTCGAAGATACCATGATCCGGATCGCCCATTCACAAGGAATCGTCGATTGCAATGTTTTAGCGATGCCAGTCGCTATTTTCTTTTCAATCGAGAATGCCAATGTCACGCGCATGAAACGGATCTTGCGGACCAATTACAATATCGAAAAGGTCTGTGACGTCAATCAGATCTCCCGTCAACTCGTCTCTGGAGAGATAGATCTCGAGCAAGCCTACAAAGCCCTGAGCGAGTTGAAAATGAAGCGCGCTCCTTATACCAATCTCCAGTTGACCATTGCGGCAACCCTCAGTGCGCCTTTCTTCTCCATCATGTTTGGAGGAAATTTCTATGATGCGATTGGAGCAGGTATTGCGACTGTCTTTGCCTTTGCTTTTTCTCTTGTCGTTGAGAAATACGTTCGCATTCCTTTTGTCACTGCCTTTGCGGCCGCCTTTGTCTTTGGTTTTTTGGCCCATATCTGGACGCGCTATAGTGGTTTTCCTTCCAATACCGATCTCATTATCGCAGGCTGTGTCATGCCCTTCGTTCCTGGAATCGCCATGACCAATGCCGTCCGCGATCTGATGAATTACCACCTCAACTCTGGGATGAGCAAACTCTTTGAAACTCTCCTCATTACTCTTGCACTTGGTGCCGGTACAACGGTCGCCCTCGTCCTTATGAAATAA
- a CDS encoding hydroxymethylglutaryl-CoA synthase: MTIGIDKIGFATSPYVLRLEDLAAARDTDPEKLSKGLLLKEQSVAPITEDIVTLAATAADDILTDEDKEAIDMVILATESGIDQSKAAAVFVHGLLDIQPFARSFEMKEACYAATAALDYAKLHVEKFPQSKVLVIASDIAKYGIGTPGEPTQGAGAVAMLISQNPRILSFNDDNVAQTRDVMDFWRPNYATTPFVNGIYSTQQYLDSLKTTWAEYQKRTGLTLTDFASVCFHLPYPKLALKGLKKILDKSLSEEKKDQLQYNFDQSILYSQRVGNIYTGSLFLGLLSLLENDPQLKAGDRIALFSYGSGAVSEIFSANLVPGFEQLLDHKRMEKLDQRTVLSVADYERLFYEEVDLDPSGNQVFEPATHQTFALTEIKEHQRTYQKVEK, translated from the coding sequence ATGACAATTGGGATTGATAAGATTGGTTTTGCGACGAGTCCTTATGTCTTGCGTTTAGAAGATTTGGCTGCTGCTCGTGATACTGATCCCGAAAAACTGAGCAAGGGTCTTCTCTTAAAAGAACAAAGTGTTGCACCGATCACAGAAGACATCGTCACATTGGCTGCTACTGCAGCAGATGATATTTTAACAGACGAAGATAAAGAAGCGATCGACATGGTGATTCTTGCGACAGAATCTGGAATTGACCAGAGTAAGGCTGCTGCTGTGTTTGTCCATGGCTTACTAGATATCCAGCCTTTCGCCCGCTCTTTTGAGATGAAAGAAGCCTGCTATGCTGCGACTGCTGCCTTGGATTATGCTAAACTCCATGTTGAAAAATTTCCACAGAGTAAGGTTTTGGTCATTGCGAGTGACATTGCTAAATACGGAATTGGAACTCCTGGAGAACCAACACAGGGGGCTGGAGCGGTTGCTATGCTGATCAGCCAAAATCCTCGTATTCTATCTTTTAACGATGATAATGTTGCCCAAACACGCGATGTCATGGATTTTTGGCGTCCAAATTATGCGACAACTCCCTTCGTGAATGGGATTTATTCAACGCAACAATATCTAGATTCTCTGAAAACAACCTGGGCGGAATACCAGAAACGGACTGGCCTTACCTTGACAGACTTTGCGTCCGTCTGCTTCCATTTACCTTATCCAAAATTAGCTCTCAAGGGCTTGAAAAAAATCTTGGATAAGTCATTATCAGAAGAGAAAAAAGATCAATTACAATACAACTTTGATCAATCGATTCTATACAGCCAACGCGTGGGAAATATCTACACTGGATCTCTTTTCCTAGGCTTGCTATCACTACTGGAAAATGACCCCCAACTCAAAGCTGGGGACCGAATCGCCCTCTTTAGCTATGGAAGTGGAGCGGTTTCTGAGATCTTTAGTGCTAACCTTGTTCCTGGTTTTGAGCAACTCTTAGATCACAAACGCATGGAAAAACTGGACCAACGTACGGTTCTTAGTGTTGCTGACTACGAACGACTCTTTTATGAGGAAGTAGATCTAGATCCTAGTGGCAATCAAGTGTTTGAGCCTGCTACGCATCAAACTTTTGCTTTGACAGAGATCAAGGAACACCAACGCACTTACCAGAAAGTAGAAAAATAA
- a CDS encoding threonine/serine exporter family protein: protein MNLTEFLIQAVASLIAIITFLIVLNVQRSMLIPGGILGMGIWLLYYILKGPTNVIVATFIAAIVGSCISQILSIILKTPVVVFMLSILAPLVPGYISYRTTSFFVSGQYRQAVTSVTLVVILALVISIGMASGSVVLKLYHSYQRHQKRKMTNAN, encoded by the coding sequence ATGAACCTAACTGAATTTTTAATCCAAGCGGTGGCCAGTTTGATTGCCATCATCACCTTTTTAATTGTCCTAAATGTGCAGCGCTCCATGTTGATTCCTGGAGGAATCCTAGGCATGGGCATCTGGCTACTTTACTATATCCTGAAAGGGCCTACCAATGTCATCGTTGCGACCTTTATCGCAGCCATTGTCGGCTCCTGTATCAGTCAGATTTTAAGTATCATTCTCAAGACGCCTGTCGTGGTCTTTATGTTGTCCATTCTCGCCCCCTTGGTTCCAGGATATATTTCCTATCGAACCACTTCCTTCTTTGTCAGTGGGCAATATCGCCAAGCAGTAACCAGCGTGACCCTGGTGGTTATTCTTGCCTTGGTGATCTCCATCGGGATGGCTAGCGGATCTGTTGTCTTGAAACTCTACCATTCTTACCAACGCCATCAAAAAAGAAAAATGACCAATGCCAACTAG
- a CDS encoding hydroxymethylglutaryl-CoA reductase, degradative gives MARLPGFAKLSPTERIEALLKEGLLTWDEAQILKEQKGLPLSIADQLTENVLSTFDLPFSLAPYFLINGRDYVLPMVTEEPSVVAAASFAAKLIQRSGGFTTQVHQRQMIGEIALTDVEDMEVASKRILEDKKTLLQLANEAYPSIVKRGGGARDLWVENKGDFLIVYLAVDPKEAMGANMLNTMLEALTDRIQELSGGQALMAILSNLATRSLVSARCAIDFKALSRNPEEAIEIAHRMELASQLAQVDPYRAATHNKGIFNGIDALVLATGNDWRAIEAGAHAYAAQSGSYKGLSHWTSQPEEKKLYGEITLPMPVATKGGSIGLNPMVQVSHRLLGEPSAIELAGIIASLGLAQNFAALKALVTTGIQAGHMKLQARSLALLAGAKEEEVPRLVSQLLENKPFNLEKAQTLLQELRK, from the coding sequence ATGGCACGATTACCAGGTTTTGCAAAACTTTCTCCCACAGAACGCATAGAGGCCTTACTGAAGGAAGGCCTCTTAACTTGGGATGAAGCACAGATCTTAAAAGAACAAAAGGGACTTCCCCTTTCTATTGCAGATCAATTGACAGAAAATGTCTTGTCGACTTTTGACTTGCCTTTTAGCCTCGCTCCTTATTTCCTGATCAATGGTCGTGACTATGTCCTTCCCATGGTCACAGAAGAGCCTTCCGTGGTTGCGGCTGCCAGCTTTGCAGCCAAGCTCATTCAACGTTCAGGCGGTTTCACCACCCAGGTGCACCAGCGGCAAATGATCGGTGAGATCGCTCTGACGGATGTTGAAGACATGGAAGTTGCTAGCAAGCGTATCCTAGAAGACAAGAAAACCCTTCTTCAGCTCGCTAATGAAGCCTATCCTTCGATCGTCAAGCGTGGAGGTGGAGCAAGGGATCTTTGGGTCGAAAACAAGGGGGACTTTCTTATTGTCTACTTGGCTGTCGATCCCAAAGAAGCCATGGGGGCCAATATGCTCAATACCATGTTAGAAGCTCTGACCGATCGTATCCAGGAACTCTCTGGTGGTCAGGCCTTGATGGCAATTTTATCCAACTTGGCTACTCGCTCTTTAGTGAGTGCACGGTGTGCCATCGATTTTAAAGCACTGAGTCGAAATCCTGAGGAAGCCATTGAGATTGCCCACCGGATGGAGCTAGCTAGCCAACTGGCTCAAGTGGATCCTTACCGTGCAGCTACTCATAACAAGGGAATTTTTAACGGGATTGATGCCCTGGTCCTTGCGACAGGTAATGACTGGCGGGCCATCGAAGCAGGAGCCCATGCCTATGCTGCACAAAGTGGTTCATACAAGGGCTTGAGTCACTGGACAAGTCAGCCGGAAGAGAAAAAACTCTATGGAGAGATCACCCTACCAATGCCGGTTGCGACAAAAGGAGGCTCGATTGGCCTCAACCCAATGGTTCAAGTCAGCCACCGTTTGCTAGGAGAGCCTTCTGCTATTGAATTAGCAGGTATCATCGCTTCGCTCGGTTTGGCGCAGAATTTCGCAGCACTCAAAGCCCTTGTCACCACAGGGATTCAAGCAGGGCATATGAAACTCCAAGCACGCTCCCTAGCCCTTCTAGCAGGGGCTAAGGAAGAGGAAGTTCCCCGATTGGTCAGCCAACTCCTTGAAAACAAACCCTTTAATTTAGAAAAAGCACAAACACTCTTACAAGAATTGAGAAAATAA